One Mya arenaria isolate MELC-2E11 chromosome 5, ASM2691426v1 genomic window carries:
- the LOC128233730 gene encoding MKI67 FHA domain-interacting nucleolar phosphoprotein-like, producing the protein MAKQNKRGTPTNVALDATKQKEFNQKIHKIKKKKTPVTASSAVTDSPAVTASPAENIPGVVYMSRLPWGFEEEPMREYFKQFGTIKRMRVARSKKTGNSKGYAYIQFTHDDVAKIVAETMNNYLMFGKLIKCKHLQRPHPATFKHARRQFLAPVAQKHAISERNKPKTEETLEKNKSKLLTKFRKKMVQLAEQGIEYSLEGMDVPKKTETETKEKAESPKQQRKRKPSDEWKTMGTPETKKQLKTPKSVSRKENDNEQEKSETKPPKKTPKKTPKKTPKTPKNLSLLPKTVNTPQGKMNVVIEDSSEDEIMFKTPPQSIKSSKLELVTDSDSTPATPAGRNAKGLNNSKGGKSGERTGKMQLRSAGRKSFGGKGTLKGTPSQGKKRRSQ; encoded by the exons ATGGCGAAACAAAATAAACGTGGAACACCAACAAATGTGGCATTAGACGCCACTAAACAAAAGGAATTCAatcaaaaaatacataaaattaagaaaaag AAAACCCCGGTTACTGCCAGCTCAGCAGTTACAGACAGCCCAGCGGTAACAGCCAGTCCAGCGGAGAATATCCCAGGAGTAGTGTACATGTCTCGCCTACCATGGGGTTTTGAAGAGGAGCCTATGAGAGAATACTTCAAGCAGTTTGGAACTATCAAGCGGATGCGAGTTGCTCGCAGTAAAAAG ACAGGGAACAGTAAAGGCTATGCATACATACAGTTTACACACGATGATGTCGCCAAGATTGTGGCCGAAACCATGAACAATTACCTCATGTTTGGAAAACTCATTAAAT GCAAGCACCTGCAAAGGCCTCACCCAGCCACATTCAAGCACGCTCGGCGACAGTTTCTTGCACCCGTCGCCCAGAAACACGCCATCAGCGAACGGAACAAGCCCAAGACAGAGGAGACGCTAGAGAAAAACAAGAGTAAACTGCTGACCAAGTTCCGGAAGAAGATGGTGCAACTGGCAGAGCAGGGCATAGAGTACTCTTTGGAGGGAATG GACGTCCCAAAGAAAACAGAGACAGAAACGAAAGAAAAAGCTGAGTCCCCCAAACAGCAAAGAAAGCGCAAGCCTTCGGATGAGTGGAAAACAATGGgcacaccagaaaccaagaaacAACTCAAAACTCCCAAGTCTGTATCCAGGAAAGAGAATGACAATGAACAGGAGAAATCAGAGACAAAACCCCCCAAGAAAACTCCCAAGAAAACCCCCAAGAAAACTCCTAAAACACCCAAAAATCTTTCACTACTTCCCAAAACTGTCAACACTCCCCAAGGGAAGATGAATGTCGTGATCGAAGATAGCAGCGAGGATGAGATCATGTTTAAAACTCCTCCTCAGTCTATCAAATCTTCCAAACTTGAGCTTGTTACAGACTCTGACTCCACACCCGCTACGCCTGCTGGTAGGAATGCAAAGGGACTTAATAACAGCAAGGGAGGTAAATCTGGAGAAAGAACAGGAAAAATGCAGCTCAGGTCTGCAGGGAGGAAAAGTTTCGGTGGAAAAGGGACTTTGAAGGGGACCCCGTCACAGGGGAAAAAGAGGCGTTCGCAATAG